The Haemorhous mexicanus isolate bHaeMex1 chromosome 5, bHaeMex1.pri, whole genome shotgun sequence genome contains a region encoding:
- the NFYB gene encoding nuclear transcription factor Y subunit beta: MDGDSSTTDASQLGIAGDYIGGSHYVIQPHDDTEDSMNDHEDTNGSKESFREQDIYLPIANVARIMKNAIPQTGKIAKDAKECVQECVSEFISFITSEASERCHQEKRKTINGEDILFAMSTLGFDSYVEPLKLYLQKFREAMKGEKGIGGTVTTADGLSEELTEEAFTNQLPAGLITTDGQQQNVMVYTTSYQQISGVQQIQFS, from the exons ATGGATGGTGACAGCTCCACAACAGATGCTTCTCAGTTAGGAATTGCTGGAGATTACATTGGTGGCAGTCACTATGTCATACAGCCTCATGATG ACACAGAAGACAGCATGAATGATCATGAAGATACAAACGGTTCAAAAGAGAGTTTCAGAGAACAAGATATATATCTTCCAATTGCAAATGTGGCAAGGATAATGAAAAATGCCATACCCCAAACAGGAAAG ATTGCTAAGGATGCAAAGGAATGTGTACAAGAGTGTGTAAGTGAATTCATCAGCTTTATAACATCAGAAGCAAGTGAGAGGTGTCaccaagagaaaagaaagacaatcAATGGAGAGGATATTCTCTTTGCCATGTCTACCTTAGGGTTTGATAGCTATGTTGAACCTTTGAAGTTATACCTCCAAAAATTCAGAGAG gcaatgaaaggagaaaagggaattgGGGGAACAGTTACAACTGCAGATGGTCTAAGTGAGGAGCTCACAGAAGAAGCATTTA CCAACCAGTTGCCAGCAGGCTTAATAACCACAGATGGCCAACAGCAGAATGTTATGGTCTACACAACATCATATCAACAG aTCTCTGGTGTTCAACAAATTCAGTTCTCAtga